The following coding sequences lie in one Plasmodium sp. gorilla clade G2 genome assembly, chromosome: 11 genomic window:
- a CDS encoding serpentine receptor, putative gives MIKIIIGIIGYYIVYSSYHIYENIKIPIFNYHNVIKNNEGHKKEQMVIPKEGNKKYSTNEEEEEYLNKPFKNILKKDDIIDYHLYFSCEEDIDINKHIQDKYLEKDEKFISVYKILNGRYNWNNNVDLLEEKRKKNIFFFLFENIYPSFDIKIPQELIDQRKDIYLHILTYVNKELYRYGSKTVVITKRKKKRKLQGKKRFLWKGLIDEEEEEDIEDDDEKEDIEDDEEMEDIEDDEEIEDIEDDEEMEDIEDDKEMKDIEDYDQKTNKQDSYEKGGSNKTYNNISKNKQNNKNPNDKRDIKYNNNKKNNFIKSNKKMLDIHKKKKRKDFLFYIPKKIRFGPVIEYNDFHISNLGFFSNMFIDKDTNTYLLPLYVNNHLTPDDEYRMIKMKNSDDMMKKKLKKKRSSDKDNKDNITNEYNNLKKKNYLEIYDLSKMTYEIKNDMNPLKNELMEYRINIEYVPINYNYYNLLNMLKFNVAYVKKKYNFISFDMDSITTFLCSDIICSIIIYILCFIYIIIEVSYLLFDIKCWRRWNSLYTFTYSNDIIMNITLLFFILLYLRNINYGRVIMIYYIMKMMVLIFKIINNYDICILNDYPYICINKKCITNMNEGIIINDEFEKKIKKNINIFMIFIIILIFIYNYFYIKYDSYYSYIIHTLGFSSYLYKFILMLPQIIINTYTHTVQRISFPFFLFLLVNVLIDDLFIIFLRIPEIHKYYLFADDLILFLFMIQYCIYKKENKIAIAQEKLRLMRDSKKNN, from the coding sequence atgattaaaattattataggTATAATAGgttattatattgtatacAGCTCTTaccatatatatgaaaatattaagatcccaatatttaattatcataatgttataaaaaataatgaaggtCATAAAAAAGAGCAAATGGTTATTCCTAAAGAGggtaacaaaaaatatagtaCTAACGAAGAAGAAGaggaatatttaaataagccttttaagaatatattaaaaaaagatgatataattgattatcatttatatttttcttgtgAAGaagatatagatataaataaacatatccAAGACAAATATTTAGAAAAGGATGAAAAATTTATTAGTGTGTATAAAATATTGAATGGTCGATATAACTGGAATAATAATGTAGATTTGTTAGAAGAAAAACGaaagaagaatatatttttttttttatttgaaaatatatatccatcATTTGATATTAAAATACCACAAGAGTTAATTGATCAAAGGAAAGATATTTATTTGCATATCTTGACGTATGTTAATAAAGAATTGTATAGGTATGGTTCAAAAACGGTTGTAATAACTAAgaggaaaaaaaagagaaaattaCAAGGTAAGAAAAGATTTTTGTGGAAGGGTCTTATTGATGAGGAGGAGGAAGAAGATAtagaagatgatgatgaaaaggAAGATAtagaagatgatgaagaaatgGAAGATAtagaagatgatgaagaaataGAAGATAtagaagatgatgaagaaatgGAAGATATAGAAGATGATAAAGAAATGAAAGATATAGAAGATTATGAccaaaaaacaaacaaacaagACAGTTATGAAAAAGGCGGATCAAATAAAACttataacaatatatcaaagaataaacaaaataataagaatccAAATGATAAAagagatataaaatataacaataataagaagaataattttataaaaagtaataagAAAATGTTggatattcataaaaaaaaaaaaagaaaagattttttattttatattcctaaaaaaataagattcGGACCAGTTATAGAATATAACGATTTCCATATTAGTAATTTAGGTTTTTTTTCAAACATGTTTATAGATAAAGATACTAATACATATCTGTTACCTTTATATGTGAATAATCATTTAACACCTGATGATGAGTATCGAATGATTAAGATGAAAAATTCTGATGatatgatgaagaagaaactAAAAAAGAAGCGATCATCAGACAAGGATAATAAAGACAATATAACAAATgagtataataatttaaaaaaaaagaattatttagAAATTTATGACTTATCAAAGATGAcatatgaaattaaaaatgatatgaatccattaaaaaatgaattaatggAATACagaataaatatagaatatgtgcctataaattataattattataatttattgaaTATGTTAAAATTTAATGTTGCATatgtaaaaaagaaatataattttatatcattcgATATGGATAGTATAACTACATTTTTATGTTCTGATATAATATGtagtataataatatatatattatgttttatttatataataatagaagtaagttatttattatttgatataaaaTGTTGGAGACGGTGGAACAGTTTATATACTTTTACATATAGTAATGACATCATTATGAATATCacattacttttttttatattattatatttaagaaatataaattatggtagggttattatgatatattatataatgaagatgatggtattaatatttaaaataataaataattatgatatatgtatattgaatgattatccatatatatgtataaataaaaagtgtataacaaatatgaatgaaggaataataataaatgacgagtttgaaaaaaaaataaaaaaaaatataaatatatttatgatctttattattatattaatatttatatataattatttttatattaaatatgattcttattattcatatataatacatacacTTGGTTTCTCTTCTTatctttataaatttatattaatgttaCCACAAATTatcataaatacatatacacaTACAGTGCAGAGAATTTCAtttccattttttctttttttacttGTCAATGTATTAATTGATGatctatttataatttttttaagaataccagagatacataaatattatttatttgcaGATGATCTCATTCTTTTCTTGTTTATGATACAatattgtatttataaaaaagaaaataaaatagctATTGCTCAAGAGAAGTTGCGTCTCATGAGGGATTCAAAGAAGAATAATTGA